The following are encoded in a window of Nocardioides houyundeii genomic DNA:
- a CDS encoding universal stress protein translates to MHVLIATDGSKQSLAAAKYLKSFVDPTKVDSVTVVAVIRPLAAVPFANDLAGQEQGPGSTSSFRAAAEGALAEIASTFDGWGPKVQRKIRSGSPANEILKLAKQLEAGLVVVASGSRGISDTVMLGSTAQRVQQYAPCPVLVVRPSPRRRGVKT, encoded by the coding sequence ATGCACGTGCTCATCGCGACCGACGGGTCGAAGCAGTCGCTGGCGGCAGCGAAATACCTCAAGTCCTTCGTCGACCCGACCAAGGTCGACTCCGTCACGGTGGTCGCGGTGATCCGCCCGCTGGCGGCCGTGCCGTTCGCCAACGACCTGGCGGGGCAGGAGCAGGGTCCGGGGAGCACCAGCTCGTTCCGGGCCGCGGCCGAGGGTGCGCTCGCCGAGATCGCCAGCACGTTCGACGGCTGGGGGCCCAAGGTCCAGCGCAAGATCCGGAGCGGCTCGCCGGCCAACGAGATCCTCAAGCTGGCCAAGCAGCTCGAGGCGGGCCTGGTGGTGGTGGCCAGCGGCAGCCGCGGGATCAGTGACACCGTGATGCTGGGCAGCACGGCACAGCGGGTCCAGCAGTACGCGCCGTGCCCGGTGCTGGTGGTGCGCCCGAGTCCGCGCAGGCGGGGCGTCAAGACCTGA
- a CDS encoding APC family permease, with protein sequence MTETKDQGSAELKRSITGRLLFFYVLGDVLGSGVYVLIGAVAGEVGGAFWIAFAVGVSIAAITGLAYAELATKYPQAAGASLYVNKAFGNQALTFLVTISFLSASFAAAGSLATGFAQYFAELWTLPPTLLVALLFLVVLTVINYLGITESVVANMIMTWVEIAGLVIIIGIGFWYAAQGDADFGVLTEFEVPQGSNVIFAIVGGVALAFFSMTGFENAVNVAEETINPERSIPRALIGGMVAAGIIYVLVSIAAALTVNISTLTESDVALLEVIKADLIPIPVGVMTTVFTIIALIAITNTTLVAVVTQPRILYGMARENVVPRVFGKIHQGRRSPWVGLIFSAVILVLLLVIGTWVTEATDGSVDLVARLATVTVVFLLFIYALVIIACLKLTGSDDGEQTFRANRPLLGFGLVGNLVLLVYVVWDDPSSLLWCGGLVAVGLVLYLAQLAVNSRKAV encoded by the coding sequence GTGACTGAGACCAAGGACCAGGGCTCCGCGGAGCTGAAGCGGTCCATCACCGGGCGGCTCCTCTTCTTCTACGTCCTGGGGGACGTGCTCGGCTCCGGGGTCTACGTGCTCATCGGCGCCGTCGCCGGCGAGGTGGGCGGAGCCTTCTGGATCGCCTTCGCGGTGGGCGTCTCCATCGCCGCCATCACCGGGCTGGCCTACGCCGAGCTCGCCACCAAGTATCCGCAGGCGGCCGGGGCCTCCCTCTACGTCAACAAGGCCTTCGGCAACCAGGCGCTCACCTTCCTGGTCACCATCAGCTTCCTCTCGGCCAGCTTCGCCGCAGCCGGCTCCCTGGCGACCGGCTTCGCGCAGTACTTCGCCGAGCTGTGGACGCTCCCACCCACGCTGCTGGTGGCGTTGCTCTTCCTGGTGGTGCTCACCGTGATCAACTACCTGGGCATCACCGAGTCGGTGGTCGCCAACATGATCATGACGTGGGTGGAGATCGCCGGCCTGGTGATCATCATCGGCATCGGATTCTGGTACGCCGCGCAGGGCGACGCCGACTTCGGCGTGCTGACCGAGTTCGAGGTGCCGCAGGGCAGCAACGTGATCTTCGCGATCGTGGGCGGTGTGGCCCTGGCGTTCTTCTCGATGACCGGCTTCGAGAACGCCGTGAACGTGGCCGAGGAGACGATCAACCCGGAACGATCCATCCCCCGAGCGCTCATCGGCGGCATGGTGGCAGCCGGCATCATCTACGTGCTGGTCTCGATCGCCGCGGCGCTGACGGTGAACATCTCCACGCTGACCGAGTCCGACGTGGCGCTCCTGGAGGTCATCAAGGCCGACCTGATCCCCATCCCGGTCGGGGTGATGACCACGGTGTTCACGATCATCGCCCTGATCGCCATCACCAACACCACCCTGGTCGCCGTCGTCACCCAGCCCCGCATCCTCTACGGCATGGCGCGTGAGAACGTCGTGCCCCGGGTCTTCGGCAAGATCCACCAGGGCCGTCGCAGTCCCTGGGTGGGACTGATCTTCTCCGCGGTGATCCTGGTGCTGCTGCTGGTGATCGGCACCTGGGTCACCGAGGCCACCGACGGCTCCGTGGACCTGGTGGCGCGCCTGGCCACCGTGACGGTGGTGTTCCTGCTGTTCATCTACGCCCTGGTGATCATCGCCTGCCTCAAGCTGACCGGGAGCGACGACGGCGAGCAGACGTTCCGGGCCAACCGGCCCTTGCTCGGCTTCGGGCTGGTCGGCAACCTGGTGCTGCTGGTCTACGTGGTGTGGGACGACCCGTCGTCCCTCCTCTGGTGCGGTGGCCTGGTGGCGGTGGGTCTCGTGCTCTACCTGGCACAGCTCGCGGTCAACAGCAGAAAGGCGGTCTGA
- a CDS encoding LuxR C-terminal-related transcriptional regulator, with product MESTTPTAPGTPGGTEVRVVLVDDHAMFRAGVRAELGALGPGLVHVVAEAADVDEAVTAIARHRPDVVLLDVHLPGGGGVEVMSRLQGSVTRAADAPGPRFLALSVSDAAEDVIGTIRGGARGYVTKTITGPELVEAIRRVAEGDAVFSPRLAGFVLDAFAGSIQVTAVDEDLDRLTEREREVMRLIARGYAYKEVARELFISIKTVETHMSSVLRKLQLSSRHQLTKWASDRRLL from the coding sequence GTGGAGAGCACGACACCGACGGCGCCCGGTACGCCGGGCGGCACCGAGGTCCGCGTGGTGCTGGTCGACGACCATGCGATGTTCCGCGCCGGAGTGCGCGCCGAGCTCGGCGCACTCGGCCCGGGCCTGGTGCACGTCGTCGCCGAGGCCGCGGACGTCGACGAGGCGGTGACCGCGATCGCCCGGCACCGTCCCGACGTGGTGCTGCTCGACGTCCACCTCCCCGGTGGTGGAGGCGTGGAGGTGATGTCCCGGCTGCAGGGCTCAGTCACGCGAGCCGCAGACGCGCCCGGCCCCCGGTTCCTGGCGCTGAGCGTGAGCGACGCCGCCGAGGACGTGATCGGCACGATCCGAGGCGGTGCCCGGGGCTACGTCACCAAGACCATCACCGGTCCCGAGCTGGTGGAGGCGATCCGGCGGGTCGCCGAGGGCGACGCGGTCTTCTCACCCCGGCTCGCCGGCTTCGTGCTCGACGCGTTCGCCGGCTCCATCCAGGTGACCGCGGTGGACGAGGACCTGGACCGGCTGACCGAGCGGGAGCGCGAGGTGATGCGCCTGATCGCTCGCGGCTACGCCTACAAGGAGGTGGCGCGTGAGCTGTTCATCTCCATCAAGACCGTCGAGACCCACATGTCCTCGGTGCTGCGCAAGCTGCAGCTGTCCTCGCGCCACCAGCTGACCAAGTGGGCCTCGGACCGTCGTCTGCTCTGA
- a CDS encoding ATP-binding protein — protein MTTADILPPSPDAWPQPRRAARDSEHPVLGGVASGLAQHLALPVLWVRVAFVAATALGGLGVAMYAAMWLFLPSDARFETAAPGLEGATRTGKRPGPVSRLTDVGPAIALGALALGLVLAFQAFVGAGGFLWPLVLAGVGVALLWRQADEAQRERWLDTTGRMGPLRAIFGTGTWASYLRMVAGACLVAGAITAFVLSNADQSLTWDVALTAVLGILGLGVVLGPWVLRLASDLGAERAERIRTQERADVAAHLHDSVLQTLALIQKNAQDGATVARLARAQERELRSWLYVGESTGPETTFGAVREAAARVEDEHGVSVDVVTVGEDPALTEVLRPLVHASREAMVNAAKHAGTDRVDVYAEAGPDAVELFVRDRGAGFDLAAVPGDRLGVRASIVDRMERHGGTASVRSSPREGTEVRLRMPVEED, from the coding sequence ATGACGACCGCCGACATCCTCCCACCCTCGCCCGACGCCTGGCCGCAGCCCCGGCGCGCGGCCCGGGACTCCGAGCACCCCGTCCTGGGTGGGGTGGCCTCGGGCCTGGCGCAGCACCTGGCACTGCCGGTGCTGTGGGTGCGCGTGGCCTTCGTCGCCGCGACCGCACTCGGTGGCCTGGGCGTGGCCATGTACGCGGCGATGTGGCTCTTCCTGCCCTCGGACGCCCGGTTCGAGACCGCGGCGCCGGGCCTGGAGGGGGCCACCCGCACCGGGAAGCGTCCCGGACCGGTCTCCCGGCTCACCGACGTCGGGCCGGCCATCGCTCTGGGCGCGCTCGCCCTCGGTCTGGTGCTGGCCTTCCAGGCGTTCGTGGGGGCCGGAGGCTTCCTCTGGCCCCTGGTGCTGGCCGGCGTCGGCGTCGCGCTGCTGTGGCGCCAGGCCGACGAGGCACAGCGGGAACGCTGGCTCGACACCACCGGTCGGATGGGCCCGCTGCGGGCGATCTTCGGCACCGGGACCTGGGCCTCCTACCTGAGGATGGTCGCCGGGGCGTGCCTGGTCGCCGGCGCCATCACCGCGTTCGTGCTCAGCAACGCCGACCAGTCGCTGACCTGGGACGTCGCGCTGACCGCCGTGCTGGGCATCCTGGGGCTGGGCGTCGTCCTCGGGCCCTGGGTGCTGCGGCTGGCCTCCGACCTCGGGGCGGAGCGCGCCGAGCGCATCCGGACCCAGGAGCGCGCGGACGTGGCAGCCCATCTCCACGACTCGGTGCTGCAGACCCTGGCGCTGATCCAGAAGAACGCCCAGGACGGAGCCACCGTGGCCAGGCTGGCGCGTGCCCAGGAGCGCGAGCTGCGCTCGTGGCTCTACGTCGGGGAGTCGACCGGACCGGAGACGACCTTCGGCGCGGTGCGGGAGGCCGCGGCCCGGGTGGAGGACGAGCACGGCGTCTCGGTGGACGTGGTGACGGTCGGTGAGGATCCGGCCCTGACCGAGGTGCTGAGGCCCCTGGTCCACGCCTCCCGCGAAGCGATGGTCAACGCCGCCAAGCACGCGGGGACGGACAGGGTCGACGTCTATGCCGAGGCCGGGCCCGACGCGGTGGAGCTCTTCGTGCGCGACCGGGGGGCCGGGTTCGACCTGGCCGCCGTGCCGGGTGACAGGCTGGGGGTGCGGGCGAGCATCGTCGACCGCATGGAACGGCACGGCGGCACCGCCTCGGTCCGGTCCTCGCCCCGCGAGGGGACCGAGGTGCGGCTGCGGATGCCCGTGGAGGAGGACTGA
- a CDS encoding PspC domain-containing protein — protein sequence MEETSMPGAAGLNPPPGDAPTDGPRVTGEQARDIGRLRRPYDRKIAGVAAGLARQFDVDPLVLRIAFVVLAFFGGAGLVLYGALWLLLPEDGATAAPLPLDERSRGIAVIGAGVLAALLLLGDSWNLYWFPWPLALLALLVWALFFRDGSRSSRGPAPADPMAGTPYGAPVAPPEAPSPPAYQPVYQPPTRPRDPRKRGPLLFWFTCALVALAVGVLGIVDLAGAPVVDSAYSALALAVIAVMLLVGAFYGRAGGLILLGLVAASVMAGSMATEEFRGERLEAVPFSPEQVQDDYEMNTGELVLDLREVADLEALDGRNVTLSGGVGRIEVLLPEGLDADVTAEVGGPGHVELFETVDRGGIGTSATASSAGRDDQPLIELAVELGVGEIVVKTKMVGERP from the coding sequence ATGGAAGAGACCTCAATGCCCGGGGCAGCCGGGCTGAACCCGCCACCGGGTGACGCACCCACCGACGGCCCCCGGGTGACCGGCGAGCAGGCACGCGACATCGGCCGGCTGCGCCGCCCCTACGACCGCAAGATCGCCGGCGTCGCCGCCGGGCTCGCCCGACAGTTCGACGTCGACCCCCTGGTCCTGCGCATCGCCTTCGTGGTGCTGGCGTTCTTCGGCGGCGCCGGGCTCGTGCTGTACGGCGCCCTGTGGCTGCTGCTTCCCGAGGACGGCGCCACCGCGGCCCCGCTCCCCCTGGACGAGCGGAGCCGCGGCATCGCGGTGATCGGTGCCGGCGTCCTGGCCGCGCTGCTGCTGCTCGGCGACTCCTGGAACCTCTACTGGTTCCCGTGGCCGCTCGCCCTGCTCGCCCTCCTGGTCTGGGCGTTGTTCTTCCGCGACGGCTCCCGGTCCTCCCGCGGGCCGGCGCCCGCCGACCCCATGGCCGGCACGCCGTACGGCGCCCCCGTCGCGCCACCCGAGGCCCCGAGCCCGCCGGCGTACCAACCCGTCTACCAACCGCCGACCCGGCCTCGGGACCCGCGCAAGCGCGGGCCGCTGCTCTTCTGGTTCACCTGCGCCCTGGTCGCCCTGGCTGTCGGCGTGCTGGGCATCGTCGACCTGGCCGGGGCGCCGGTGGTGGACAGCGCCTACTCCGCCCTGGCCCTGGCGGTGATCGCGGTGATGCTCCTGGTCGGGGCGTTCTACGGAAGGGCCGGCGGGCTGATCCTGCTCGGCCTGGTCGCCGCCAGCGTGATGGCCGGCAGCATGGCGACCGAGGAGTTCCGCGGTGAGCGGCTCGAGGCCGTCCCGTTCTCCCCCGAGCAGGTGCAGGACGACTACGAGATGAACACCGGCGAGCTGGTCCTGGACCTGCGGGAGGTGGCGGACCTCGAGGCGCTCGACGGGCGCAACGTGACCCTGTCCGGCGGAGTCGGGAGGATCGAGGTGCTGCTGCCCGAAGGACTCGACGCCGACGTGACCGCGGAGGTCGGGGGGCCGGGGCACGTGGAGCTCTTCGAGACCGTCGACCGTGGCGGGATCGGCACCAGCGCCACCGCCTCGAGTGCCGGCAGAGACGACCAGCCCCTGATCGAGCTCGCCGTCGAACTCGGCGTGGGCGAGATCGTCGTGAAGACCAAGATGGTGGGAGAGCGACCGTGA
- a CDS encoding glycerophosphodiester phosphodiesterase family protein — protein sequence MVAQKQAPAPTRSTTRSLVVTPAVVAHRGASGHRPEHTLDAYRTAIRMGVDDIELDLVITADGVLVARHENELSLTTDVAEHPELAPHRTTRVVDGQPVTGWFTEDLTLAEVKRLAARERHPELRAHSASHDGVEGVPTFNEVLAAVGAEASRRGRTVGLMVELKHPSHFAARGLPLVPPLLADLARHGLADPRSRVSVMSFETGVLRELAGLCRLPLVQLLEEGEGSPRDLELAGDPRTWADLVSPEGLAWISEYADGLGVARSLVLPRDPEGRLGAPTDLVRRAHRHWLTVHVWTLRAENRYLPSDLRGPGGPEAHGGLAAEVRAFLAAGVDGVITDHPDLAVPAVQGLGRRAKW from the coding sequence ATGGTCGCCCAGAAGCAGGCCCCGGCTCCCACTCGGAGCACCACCCGCAGCCTCGTCGTCACCCCGGCGGTGGTGGCGCACCGGGGCGCCAGCGGGCACCGGCCCGAGCACACCCTCGACGCCTACCGGACCGCGATCCGGATGGGCGTCGACGACATCGAGCTCGACCTGGTCATCACCGCCGACGGGGTGCTGGTGGCACGCCACGAGAACGAGCTCTCGCTGACCACCGACGTCGCCGAGCACCCCGAGCTCGCCCCCCACCGCACCACCAGGGTCGTCGACGGACAACCGGTGACCGGCTGGTTCACCGAGGACCTGACCCTGGCGGAGGTCAAGCGGCTGGCTGCCCGGGAGCGCCACCCCGAGCTGCGCGCCCACAGCGCCTCCCACGACGGGGTGGAAGGCGTGCCCACCTTCAACGAGGTGCTGGCGGCGGTGGGCGCGGAGGCCAGTCGTCGGGGACGCACCGTGGGACTGATGGTGGAGCTCAAGCACCCGAGCCACTTCGCGGCCCGGGGTCTGCCCCTGGTGCCCCCGCTGCTGGCGGACCTGGCGCGGCACGGACTGGCCGACCCGCGCTCGCGGGTCAGCGTGATGTCCTTCGAGACGGGCGTCCTGCGCGAGCTCGCGGGGCTCTGCCGGCTCCCGCTGGTGCAGCTCCTCGAGGAGGGGGAGGGGAGCCCCCGGGACCTGGAGCTCGCTGGCGACCCTCGTACCTGGGCCGACCTGGTCTCCCCCGAGGGCCTCGCCTGGATCTCCGAGTACGCCGACGGGCTGGGGGTGGCGCGCTCGCTGGTGCTGCCGCGGGACCCCGAGGGGAGGCTGGGTGCTCCCACCGACCTGGTGCGCCGCGCTCACCGGCACTGGCTCACCGTGCACGTGTGGACGCTGCGGGCGGAGAACCGCTACCTGCCCAGCGACCTCCGCGGCCCCGGGGGACCCGAGGCGCACGGTGGCCTGGCCGCCGAGGTGCGGGCGTTCCTGGCGGCCGGGGTGGACGGGGTGATCACCGACCACCCCGACCTCGCCGTGCCGGCGGTGCAGGGCCTGGGCCGCCGGGCGAAGTGGTGA
- a CDS encoding ABC transporter ATP-binding protein: MRQLPLTDPGTADHRSPGRFLWWLAKGQWQTLAGGMAFGIVWMGAQAVMPAVLGRAIDHGVADRDFDQLLVWASVMLAIGLVQAFCGIMRHRFAVTNWLIAAYRTVQLVGRHTVHLGGTLPRKVSTGEVIAIGTSDLSHLGQVMDVTARFVGAVVSFVLVSVILLSTSVTLGLVVLIGVPLLMLLIGPILSPLQHRSAHQRHLMGRLSNTATDIVSGLRVLRGIGGEQVFLGRYRRQSQETRRAGVEVARLQSVLEALQVFLPGFFVVLVVWLGARSAVAGEISVGELVAFYGYAAFLMIPLRTVTEYANKFIRARVSARRVCTVLALTPDHTDPETPAPSPPPGSELYDARTGLRVGPGRLVAVVCERPDESALLADRLGMTAAEIDHDVTLGGTPLPALRRREVRERIVVSDTGATLFSGRLGDRLDVTGRGGAEAVHAALATASAQDVLEALPEGLDSLVSERGRSFSGGQRQRLVLARALTGDPEILVLVEPTSAVDAHTEARIAARLRQHRAGRTTVVTTTSPLMLDAADEVVLLEEGKIVATGTHTELLDSCPAYRAVVTRETEEVLQ; the protein is encoded by the coding sequence GTGCGCCAACTGCCCCTGACCGATCCCGGCACCGCCGACCATCGGTCCCCGGGCCGCTTCCTGTGGTGGCTGGCCAAGGGCCAGTGGCAGACCCTGGCGGGCGGCATGGCCTTCGGGATCGTGTGGATGGGCGCCCAGGCCGTGATGCCCGCGGTCCTGGGTCGAGCCATCGACCACGGCGTCGCGGACCGCGACTTCGACCAGCTGCTCGTCTGGGCCTCGGTGATGCTGGCGATCGGGCTGGTCCAGGCCTTCTGCGGGATCATGCGGCACCGCTTCGCGGTCACCAACTGGCTCATCGCCGCATACCGCACGGTGCAGCTGGTCGGCCGGCACACCGTCCACCTGGGCGGCACGCTGCCGCGGAAGGTCTCCACCGGTGAGGTGATCGCGATCGGCACCAGCGACCTCTCGCACCTGGGCCAGGTGATGGACGTGACCGCGCGCTTCGTCGGGGCGGTCGTCTCGTTCGTCCTCGTCTCGGTGATCCTGCTCAGCACCTCGGTGACCCTGGGCCTGGTGGTCCTGATCGGCGTCCCGCTGCTGATGCTGCTCATCGGCCCGATCCTGAGCCCGCTGCAGCACCGCAGCGCCCACCAGCGACACCTGATGGGTCGGCTCTCCAACACCGCCACCGACATCGTGAGCGGGCTGCGGGTGCTGCGCGGCATCGGCGGCGAGCAGGTCTTCCTGGGCCGCTACCGCCGCCAGTCCCAGGAGACCCGGCGGGCCGGGGTGGAGGTGGCGCGGCTGCAGTCGGTCCTGGAGGCGCTCCAGGTCTTCCTGCCCGGCTTCTTCGTGGTCCTGGTGGTCTGGCTGGGCGCCCGCTCCGCCGTCGCCGGGGAGATCAGCGTCGGCGAGCTGGTGGCCTTCTACGGCTACGCGGCGTTCCTGATGATCCCACTGCGCACGGTCACCGAGTACGCCAACAAGTTCATCCGGGCCCGTGTCTCGGCCCGGCGCGTGTGCACGGTCCTGGCGCTGACCCCCGACCACACCGATCCCGAGACTCCCGCACCATCGCCCCCGCCCGGCTCGGAGCTGTACGACGCCCGGACGGGGCTGCGCGTCGGTCCCGGTCGCCTGGTGGCCGTGGTCTGCGAGCGCCCCGACGAGTCGGCGCTGCTGGCGGACCGGCTGGGGATGACCGCTGCCGAGATCGACCACGACGTCACGCTGGGCGGCACGCCGCTGCCCGCGCTGCGGCGCCGCGAGGTGCGCGAGCGGATCGTGGTCTCCGACACCGGCGCCACCCTGTTCTCGGGTCGCCTCGGCGACCGGCTCGACGTGACCGGCAGGGGCGGGGCCGAGGCCGTGCACGCCGCCCTGGCCACGGCCAGCGCGCAGGACGTGCTCGAGGCACTGCCGGAGGGCCTGGACAGCCTGGTCTCCGAGCGGGGCCGCAGCTTCTCCGGTGGACAGCGCCAGCGCCTGGTGCTGGCGCGCGCCCTCACCGGCGACCCGGAGATCCTCGTCCTGGTCGAGCCCACCTCTGCGGTGGACGCCCACACGGAGGCACGGATCGCGGCGCGCCTGCGCCAGCACCGTGCCGGCCGGACCACGGTCGTCACCACCACCAGCCCGCTGATGCTCGACGCCGCCGACGAGGTGGTCCTGCTCGAGGAGGGCAAGATCGTGGCCACGGGCACCCACACCGAGCTGCTGGACTCCTGTCCCGCCTACCGCGCCGTGGTCACGCGCGAGACCGAGGAGGTCCTGCAATGA
- a CDS encoding ABC transporter ATP-binding protein, translating to MSVGTSLPVAQGRDVGRYALSVGRRHPRLLVTALTLHVLAAVTALAAPRLLGELVEAVETGTTVGHVDKVIMVLAGFLVAQTVITRYARLVSQVLGEQVLAELREDFVDNALALPISTVESAGSGDLMTRTSRDVEQLGWSVRMALPEWTIAMVTAVLTLGAAISVGWWVALPCLLALPPLVVGLRWYLARAKDGYLRESATYSQINATLSETVEGARTVEALGLSEERVRQIDADCKASFDAERYTLSLRTRFFPSMEISYLLPTVATLLFGGWLYTRGSVSLGEVTAATLYVQMLIDPVDRIVSILDELQMGAASLARLLGVAQVPDDREATDAQPLDERLEASDVRFSYVEGRDVLHGVSIDIGAGERIAMVGPSGAGKSTLGRLLAGIHPPRTGSVTVGGVGLTELPLADLRGHVALVTQEHHVFVGSVRENLALAVPEGRVATDDDVLAALEAVDAQDWVQALPQGLDTEVGSGGVALSAPQAQQIALARLVLADPHTLVLDEATSLIDPRAARHLERSLAAVLHGRTVVAIAHRLFSAHDADRVAVVEDGVISELGSHDELVAAGGSYAALWDSWHGRD from the coding sequence ATGAGCGTCGGGACCTCGCTGCCGGTCGCGCAGGGCCGGGACGTCGGCCGCTACGCCCTGTCCGTCGGGCGACGCCATCCCCGGCTCCTGGTCACCGCCCTGACCCTGCACGTGCTGGCCGCCGTCACCGCGCTGGCGGCCCCCCGCCTGCTCGGCGAGCTCGTCGAGGCCGTCGAGACCGGCACCACCGTGGGTCACGTCGACAAGGTGATCATGGTGCTCGCGGGCTTCCTGGTGGCCCAGACGGTGATCACCCGTTATGCCCGGCTGGTCAGCCAGGTGCTCGGTGAGCAGGTGCTGGCCGAGCTGCGCGAGGACTTCGTGGACAACGCGCTGGCGCTGCCGATCAGCACCGTGGAGTCGGCCGGCTCGGGCGACCTGATGACCCGCACCAGCCGCGACGTGGAGCAGCTCGGCTGGTCGGTGCGGATGGCCCTGCCGGAGTGGACCATCGCGATGGTCACCGCCGTGCTGACGCTGGGGGCCGCGATCAGCGTCGGCTGGTGGGTGGCGCTGCCCTGCCTGCTCGCACTTCCGCCGCTCGTGGTGGGCCTGCGCTGGTACCTGGCGCGGGCGAAGGACGGCTACCTGCGCGAGTCGGCGACGTACTCCCAGATCAACGCCACGCTCAGCGAGACCGTGGAGGGTGCCCGCACGGTCGAGGCGCTCGGTCTCTCCGAGGAGCGGGTCCGGCAGATCGACGCGGACTGCAAGGCCTCCTTCGACGCCGAGCGCTACACCCTGTCCCTGCGCACCCGCTTCTTCCCCAGCATGGAGATCTCCTACCTGCTGCCGACCGTGGCCACGCTGCTGTTCGGCGGCTGGCTCTACACCCGGGGCAGCGTCAGCCTGGGAGAGGTCACCGCGGCCACGCTCTACGTGCAGATGCTGATCGACCCGGTGGACCGGATCGTCTCCATCCTCGACGAGCTGCAGATGGGCGCCGCCTCCCTGGCGCGGCTGCTCGGTGTGGCCCAGGTCCCCGACGACCGCGAGGCCACCGACGCCCAGCCCCTGGACGAGCGGCTCGAGGCCTCCGACGTCCGGTTCTCCTACGTGGAGGGCCGCGACGTGCTGCACGGGGTGTCGATCGACATCGGTGCGGGCGAGCGGATCGCCATGGTCGGTCCCTCCGGGGCGGGGAAGTCGACGCTCGGACGCCTGCTGGCCGGCATCCACCCGCCCCGCACCGGGTCGGTGACCGTGGGCGGTGTGGGCCTGACCGAGCTGCCGCTGGCAGACCTGCGCGGCCACGTCGCCCTGGTCACCCAGGAGCACCACGTCTTCGTCGGCTCGGTGCGGGAGAACCTCGCCCTGGCGGTGCCCGAGGGACGGGTCGCGACCGACGACGACGTGCTGGCAGCCCTGGAGGCGGTCGACGCCCAGGACTGGGTCCAGGCACTCCCCCAGGGCCTGGACACCGAGGTGGGATCCGGCGGAGTCGCGCTGTCCGCACCGCAGGCCCAGCAGATCGCGCTGGCCCGGCTGGTGCTGGCCGACCCGCACACCCTGGTCCTCGACGAGGCGACCTCGTTGATCGACCCGCGCGCCGCTCGCCACCTGGAGCGCTCGCTGGCCGCCGTCCTGCACGGACGCACGGTGGTGGCGATCGCGCACCGGCTCTTCAGCGCCCACGACGCCGACCGCGTCGCGGTGGTCGAGGACGGGGTGATCTCCGAGCTCGGCTCGCACGACGAGCTGGTCGCCGCCGGCGGGTCGTACGCCGCGCTCTGGGACTCCTGGCACGGCCGCGACTGA
- a CDS encoding aldo/keto reductase: MTLTTRTLGTTSALTVSTLGLGCMGMSEFYGTPDEKGGIETIHRALDLGVTFLDTADMYGPFTNEQLVGKAIAGRRDEVQLATKFGNERTPDGTMVGINGSPDYVRRACDASLQRLGVDHVDLYYQHRVDPAVPIEETVGAMAELVAAGKVRHLGLSEASAQTIRRAHQVHPITALQTEYSLFTRDLEETILPTLAELGIGLVPYSPLGRGILTGKITADDSLPETDSRRSGYFPRFSGENLAANLRLVERVREIADGLGCTPGQLALAWVLAQQERAGIGVVPIPGTKRVKYLEENVGAAALTLSPADLDALTEAVPRGAVAGDRYGDMASIDS, translated from the coding sequence ATGACCCTCACCACACGCACCCTCGGGACCACCTCCGCCCTCACCGTCTCGACCTTGGGCCTCGGCTGCATGGGCATGTCGGAGTTCTACGGGACCCCCGACGAGAAGGGCGGGATCGAGACCATCCACCGCGCCCTGGACCTCGGCGTCACCTTCCTCGACACCGCCGACATGTACGGCCCGTTCACCAACGAGCAGCTGGTCGGCAAGGCCATCGCGGGCCGCCGCGACGAGGTGCAGCTGGCGACAAAGTTCGGCAACGAGCGCACCCCCGACGGCACCATGGTCGGGATCAACGGGAGCCCGGACTACGTGCGCCGGGCCTGCGACGCCTCGCTGCAGCGCCTCGGGGTCGACCACGTCGACCTCTACTACCAGCACCGGGTCGACCCCGCGGTCCCCATCGAGGAGACCGTCGGTGCGATGGCCGAGCTGGTCGCCGCCGGCAAGGTGCGCCACCTCGGTCTCTCCGAGGCCTCGGCCCAGACCATCCGCCGGGCGCACCAGGTGCACCCGATCACGGCCCTGCAGACCGAGTACTCGCTGTTCACCCGCGACCTGGAGGAGACCATCCTGCCCACGCTCGCCGAGCTCGGGATCGGCCTGGTGCCCTACTCCCCGCTGGGGCGGGGGATCCTCACCGGGAAGATCACCGCCGACGACTCGCTCCCGGAGACCGACTCCCGCCGGTCGGGGTACTTCCCCCGCTTCAGCGGGGAGAACCTCGCGGCCAACCTGCGGCTGGTGGAGCGGGTCCGGGAGATCGCCGACGGCCTGGGCTGCACCCCGGGCCAGCTCGCGCTGGCGTGGGTGCTCGCCCAGCAGGAGCGCGCGGGCATCGGCGTCGTGCCGATCCCCGGGACCAAGCGCGTGAAGTACCTGGAGGAGAACGTCGGTGCCGCGGCCCTGACCCTCAGCCCCGCCGACCTGGACGCGCTCACCGAGGCCGTGCCGCGCGGCGCCGTGGCCGGCGACAGGTACGGGGACATGGCCTCCATCGACTCCTGA